The Eubacterium maltosivorans genome includes the window AAAAGAAGCCGCCGCCGCAGGCGCGACAGGTGTGATCCTGAGGCCGCTGTTCCCGTCCAACATCGCAGAGGCCCTTGCCGCCGGCGAACCGGAACGTGGAGGGCAGGAAGCCGAAAAAAGCTGGGATTTCAGCGGATACCGCATCCTGCTGGCAGAGGATAATGAAATCAACCGTGAGATCGCCTGTGAGCTGCTCAGCGTGACCGGGGCCACTGTGGATACCGCCGTCGACGGTCAGGAAGCATTAAACAAATTTGCAGCCGCGGCTGTCGGCTGCTACGATCTTATCCTGATGGATATCCAGATGCCGGTAATGGACGGTCATGAGGCCACCCGCCGCATCCGCGCGCTGGGCCGGCCCGACAGCGCCACGGTTCCCATTTTTGCAATGACCGCCAACGCCTTTACCGACGACGTAAACAAAAGCCTGGAGAGCGGCATGAACGGCCATATCTCCAAGCCCCTGGACGTAAGCGTCCTCTATGAGAAAATCCGGGCCGCCATTCAGCCCGATTAGGCAGAAGGCGGCAAGGCGGACGGTCAGGGAAGTGGCCAAGCCCGGCCTTTTTGACAATCTAAACAGGTACGCCGTTTCGACGTATCTGTTTTTGTTTTTATGAAAAGCATTGGTAACAAAGGGTTCAGAATAAAATGTATTAAAATGACGCAAATGTCGCTTTTGAACCAAGCCGCTGGCCAGCGGCTGTCCTTTATCCAGGGCGAGGGCCTGCTCTAGCGTCATCCGTCCGGTAAAAACAAAAGCCCTGTCTCACAGCATCATCTGGCTGCGGGACAGGGCTTTTTACAAAGTTTACAGGCTTTTGGCGACGGTTCTGGCCCATTCGTCCACATCCAGGATATCCTCGAGGGTCGGGGCTTTAACTGGCACATGCTGGTGCATGACCGCCTCGTTGATTCTCGGAATATCCAGGAAGGCGATTTCCTCCCTCAGGAAACGGGCGACCGCGATCTCGTTGGCGGCGTTGAGGGCGGCGGGCATGGAACCGCCGGCCGCCAGCGCTTCGTAGGCCAGCGCCAGACAGCGGAAGGTGTCCTTATCGGGTTTCTCAAAGGTGAGGGTGCCCGCCTCAGCGAGGTCCAGAGAAGGCTTGGTGTTCTCGACACGGCCAGGGTAGAAGAAAGCGATCTGGATGGGCAGGGCCATATCCGGCAGGCCAAGCTGAGCCATGACCGCGCGGTCCTTGTACTCAACCATGGAGTGGATAATGCTCTGGGGATGAACCACCACGTCGATCTGGTCAAGCTCCAGGTCAAAGAGCCATTTGGCCTCGATCACCTCCAGCCCTTTGTTCATCAGGGTGGCGGAGTCGATGGTGATCTTCGGTCCCATGGACCAGCTGGGATGCTTCAGCGCCTGGGCAAGGGTCACCTGCTCCAGATAAGCGCGGTCCTTACCGCGGAAAGGGCCGCCGGAGGCTGTGATGATGACCTTTTTCAGCTCCTCGTGTTTGTTGCCCATAAGGCACTGGAAAATGGCGGAGTGCTCGCTGTCCACTGGCAGCAGGGCCACGCCCTTTTTCGCCACCGCGTCCATGACAATGGAGCCGCCTGCCACCAGGGTTTCCTTGTTGGCCAGGGCGATATCGATCCCGGCCTCGATGGCGGCCAGTGTTGGCCGCAGGCCGACCATGCCGGAGACGGCAGTCAGCAGCATTTTCGTCGAATCGCAGGTCGCCACAGCAATAAGCCCCTCCATGCCGGAGAGCACCTCGATATCCGGGAACTCGGCCTGGATGCGCTTTCTCAGGTTAAAAGCAGCGTCCGGGTCCATAACGCCCACCAGCTCAGGCTGGTATTTGCGAATCTGTTCCTCCATGGCGTCAATCTCATTAAAACAGGAAATACTGACAACGTTCAGCGCTTCGGGAAATTCGTCCACCACCGACAGGGCCTGTGTGCCAATGGACCCCGTAGAGCCTATGATACTGATATTTTTCATCGTGTCACCTCGAATAATCATTATTTACCTCTTTATTATATCATAATGCGGCCCCGCTTAGTAAAAAAGATGTAAATTTCATCCTGCTAAGTAAGTCTGAATTGCTTGTGTTTCGCTTAAAATGTCGCCAGAGTCCATAAAAATCTTGAACCTCCGCAGGTTTAAGCGTATAATTATCATAGGATAATTTTTTGTTGCAAAAAGCCGAAAGCCTGAGGATAAGTTAAAGCGAGAAGTGATTTCAGGTGGAAAGTGGAAGGTTAAAGAACGCTTTTGCCAAAGCAAAAACGGTTAAAACAGCGACCGCAGGCCGCATCCAATCAAATCTGCCTGTGGCAGATTTGTACCTGAACTTTCCACTATCCACTATCCACTTTCAACTGAACCGTCCTCTTTTTAACGCTTTATATCTTCATGATAAAGTTTTTTGACAGCCTGAAATTATCATAGGATAATTTTTTGTTAGGAGGCATCGAATATGAGACCTTTTATAGGCAGAAAGCAGGAGCTTCAGCTTCTTGAAAACGCGTATACCAGTAAAAATGCCTTTGTCATGGTGAACGGACGGCGCCGTGTGGGAAAAACCGCCCTTATCCGTCATTTTCTGAAAGGCAAGCGGGCGTTTTACTTTACCGCGAAAGAAGAGGTTGATGTTTTAAGCCGACGGCGCTTCCTTAAAACTTTTGCAGAATATTGCGGAGAAACCCTCAGCTCATCGGCGAAGCTGCCAGGCTGGAAGGAAATTTTCAAGGCCTTTGCCGAGCGGGTAGAGACCTCCAGAAAGGTACTGGTCATCGACAATGTCGCTTATCTGATGCTGGCGGACCCTTCCTTTGCCAGAGATTTAAAATACGCCTGGGAGCGGTACTTCAAACAGGCGTCTGTGATGCTGATCGTGGTAATGCCCAACAACAGCCTCTTAGTCAATCTGGAGAGTAAGAGCAACACCCTCATCAGCTGCGTGACCACCCAGCTTAAGCTTAAGCCCATCAGCTTTGTGGAGATGATCAAGGACTACCCCCATCAGGATTTTAACCAGCTGATGACCCTGTACGCCATCGCGGGGGGCGTCCCCAAATACTGGGAATTTTTTGCCGCCTGTGAGAAGACCATCGATTACATGGGCGTGGTCCGAGAGGATATGCTGGGCCAAAACAGCTTTTTATATGAGGAGCCCATGAACCTGATCGAGCGGGATGTCTGGGAACCAGCTTACTACAACGCGGTCTTAAAGGCCGTTGCCGACAATTACCACCGCCCGGCCGATATCGCCAGGTATCTGGAGATGAAGCCAGGCGCAGTGAACCACTGCCTGAGCAACCTGGCGGCCCTGGGCTACCTGGAGGCCAGAGTGCCCATTACGGAGAAAAAGGCCGGCCCATCCAACCGTAAGGTTCAGTACTATTTTTCCGATCCCTTTATGGACTTCTGGTACACCTTCATTTTTGAGAATAAAGAACACCTGGAAGCAGGCCAGGAGCTTCAGATCTTTGAAGCTATCAAGCGCGCTTTTCCAGGCTATATACAATTCTGGTTTAAAACAGCCTGTAAGGAGATTTTTGCCGCGGCCTGCAAGCAGGGAGGAATCCCCTTTAAAATAGACCGCATCGGCACATTTTGGAACAAAAACGAGGAAACTGTTGATATTGTAGCAGTGGACGAACAGCGCAAGCGCATCTTTTTAGGCGACTGTCTGTATAGCAACAAGCCCTATACCATGGAAGCCTATGATGATTTTGTGGAAAACTGCAGCGATATCAGAGAGTTCAAGGTCTTTAAGGACTACGACTGGACACACGGCGTCTTTACCGCCAACCCCTTTGACCCCGCCCTTATGGATTACGCCATGATCACCTCGGATGTCTATCTGTTTAACGGGATTACGGTTTATTCCAGAAAATAAAAAAACACGCAGACAGCCTCAGGGCCAGCCTGCGTGTTTTTTGTTATTTAGATTTTCCAAGGGCCACACAGCTGAGAACCAGGCCGGTAGTGCCCGCCGCCAGTGCCACAATGCTGAGCACAAAGGATGCCACTTTCATTTCAACACCTCATTTCGATAAAGTAGATGCCTCTATTATAACACGTTTAGGGCCTTTTTTCATAAAGGCGGTCGTTCATTTTAGAAATTTTGTGCCGAATAATCAGGTATTGGACAATCCAGATGATCAGGTAAAGCGCCGCGAAAATCCCAAAATAGATCAGAATGCTGATGAAATGGGGGCTTACCCAGCGGCAGGCAATGGAGACAGGCAGCAGTGTGAAACTCAACAGCAGAAAATGAATCACCGTTTTCCGCAGAAGGCTCCAGCGCTCCACTGCCCAGATGGCAGACCCGAACCCGCAGATAAAACCAAGGGCCGCGCTGGCCAGGTATTGGAACAGAACCGCGTTCATCAGGCCGCCCATCCGGTCGATGAGCGGGAGGGATACCGGCGAGTAGCTGCCAAAGACCAGAGAAATGGCCAGTGCGATGGTTGTGGAGATGGCAATGCCGATGGGGATGCCCAGAAGTCCGAAGCCCAGTGCTTTTCTTACAGTCATTTTAAGTACCTCACAATCCTAAGTATTTTTTGATTTTGGAGACATAGCGCCTTGACACATAGGTTTTGTCCCCGTTGGTCATCCGCAGGCTGATGGTGCCGCTGATACTGGTGTCCAGGTTTTTGACATGGCTGAAATTGACAATTTCAGAGTTGGAAATCCGGACAAAGCTGCCGCCCGAAAGCATTTCCTCCAGCACGTAAAGCCTTAGCTTTACCCGGTAAGTCTGCTGTGCGCACCGGACAAAGGTTTTCTGATCCTCCGTATAAAAACGGAAAATCTCCTTTTTGTCCAGCAGATAAATCCGGTCGCCGGAGATCGCGGTGATCATGCTGGGGTGGTCGGCCGAAAGGCGCTCAGCCAGGTCAGTGATTTCAGCGGTCAGGGCGTTTGTGCAGATAATTACCCGGGTTTTTTGCAGTCCGGGGTCTATTTTTATTTCAACATCCATTTTGAGAAGCCTCCTTGGTGTTTCCGTTAACGGTTGATTTAATTATACGCGAAACCAGGCCGGACGCAAGGCTTTTTCGCTAAGTGGTCGTAAACAGAAGCTAAGTGGCAGGTTGACGGCAGGCAGAGGGTGGGGTAAACTTTTAACAGCGGCGGTGCTGCGCAGACTGCTTTTTTCTTCCTTAGGCAAAAGGCTTCGTCTGCTGGGTTTTTTGTCATACTGTATAGCGGCAGCGCCGCGGATAATGGATTCTGAGGTGAAAAATGAAAAGGGATGAAATATTAATGATCGGCGACAGCCTGATCGAATACGGTGACTGGGACGCCCTGTTTGGAAAAGCGGTCATCAACCGGGGCATGGGCGGCGACACCACAGAGGGCGTGCTCATGCGCATTGGCAGAAGCCTGGAGAAAAAACCAGGAAAAATCTTTTTAATGGTCGGGGTGAACGACATCATCACCGGGGAGAGCACGGACTTTATCGCCCGTAACTACGATGCTGTGCTTGAGAAAATCAGGACGCTCTCGCCTGAAAGCGCCGTCTATGTGCACAAGGCGCTGCCCTGTAACCCCGAGAAGCTTTTTTTTGTTTTTGACAACAGCCGGGTGGCAGCCCTTAACCAGGAGATTGAAAAGCTTTCAAAAAAATACGATGCCAAATGCGTCGATCTGTGGGATGTCCTGACAGAAAACGGCGAGCTGCTGCCAGAGTACACCATCGACGGCATACACCTGACAGAGCCGGCTTACGCGCTGTGGGCAGACAGGCTTAAGCCCCTTCTTTAGGGGCTGGCAGAGCTTTTTTCTCAAGGGCATAGGCCGCAGAGCCCAGCCCGATCCCCAGAGCGGCAGCCGCCGCAATATCAGAGGGATAGTGGACAAAAAGGTACATTCTGGAAAAGCTGATGAGCGCGGCCAGCGGAATGGCCCCAAGGCCAAAGGATTTTTTGTTCAGTGTCAGGACAGTAGCGGCAGTCACAGAGGTCAGCGTATGGCCAGAGGGAAAGGAAGCGCCGAAAGGACGCCGGATCTTCAGCAAAACGGTGTGGTCAACGTCACAGGGCCGCGCGCGGTGGAAAATGTTTTTAACCAGAATATTGTTGGCGGCAACATCAAAGGATACCGCTGCTGCGAGCGTAAAGCCGCAGCGGCGGTATTTTTTTGAGAGCATCATCAGCCCGCCAATGCCAATCCAGACAGCGCCGGCAGTCCCGAGCTTTGTCACCCCGATCATCACCTTGTCCAGCGCTGGCGAGCAGAGGTTTTTCTGTATTTTTTTTAGTATCTTAAGATCATATTTCGTGATGTTTTTCATAGAGTGGTGTCTTCTCCTTATATCGTAAAGCACATTATACCTGAAAATGGATTGATTTTCATTAAAAGCAGAATGCTATTCGTTTTCAAATGTGCTATAATGAAGAAAAGGAAGGGGTGAGCGGAATGAAAAAGTATTGGGCAGCGCTGATGGCGGTGCTGGCCTGCATCGCTTTGACAGGGTGCGGCCAGGACAGCAGCCTTGTGGGGGCATGGCAGGAAGAATATTTTGAGAAGACCTGCCCGGAAAGCAGAGATAAAACACAGTATCATCAGGTTGTTTTTTACGATGACGGATCCTATGATGAAACGCTTTTTTTCGTGGAAAACGGGCGCTTTGTCAGCGATTCAGTCAGCGGTGGCTATGGCGATTACGGCAGCCAGCTCCATACAGTGGTCAGGAGTGGTGGTGGAAGTATCCGGGAAGCAAGCATTAAAACACCTGTTTTGGACCCTTTGCCGGGAAAATTTGAAAGATATGGCGGATGGAATAAAACCTTTCGCCTTATGACAAGAGACGGAAGCTATGGTTACCGTATAAGCGGCGATACGCTCTTCATTACAGATTTAGAGGTGGAGCTGGAAAAAGGGATGGGCAGCACCTTAAGCGGCCGGTACCGCCGCGTCCGGTAGAAGTTTTTTATATTAGAGAGAGGTTACAGAATGAAACGTATCATCACCGCCGCGCTCTTAGGCCTGGTATTGCTATTGACCGGGTGCAGCGCCCAAAAGTCACCCCTTGAAAATGTATGGCATGAGGATTTCAGCGATACGCCAGAGGTCATCGAGCTTCAGAATACTGGAACCTTCAGGGCGCAGCAGATTCACAGAGCGGACAATGGTTCATACTATGCTTATGGACCGACCGGCACCTATGGCGACACAGCGGAACAGTTGATTTTTGCGTGCTCTGGCAGTAACTACAGCGCTGATGACGCTGAAGATCTGGACGCAGAATCCCTTGGGCAGAAATTAAAGGAGCAGTACCCCAGCCGAATGGAACGGTATTATACCCTAGAGGGCGACACACTCTGGCTTTACGATAATCCGGATAAAAGGGAAACGCCAGATGTGCCGCTGACTGGAAAATTCCACCGGGGAGCGCCAAAGGAATGCAGTGATTTTAAGGGAAAAGACTATTTTGGAAATTATTCAGAGTCAGTCAAAAATTAGATTGCTCTAAAAAAAGAACAAAAACTTTAACCCATAAAAGCTTGACAGCCTAAATCTTGAGTGCTAAAATAAAGCACAATTAAAACAACAACTGAATACTTGCCTTAAAAACCATTGACGTGAAGATAAAAACAGTTCGTGCACTTACAGAGAGTCGGGAATGCTGAGAGCCTGGCAGAACGCAGCCTGTTAAATGGATCACCGAGGGCGCAGTGAACAGAGCGAAAGCTCCCATTACTCTGCGACGCACCTTCTGCGTTATTGAAGAGGCGGTTGATGGACCGCTGCAAAGAGCATGGGATCTTTTTTGTGTCCCGTGAATAAAGGTGGCACCGCGGGTGTTTTCATAGAATTTACAGCACTCGTCCTTTAATAAACATATCAGCGTTTATTTCAGGGCGAGTGTTTTTTGACGTTTTGTCCAATTTTTAAAAAAATTGGCAGGGGTAAAGGAGCGTTAGCGGTTACCCCGGTAACAAAACGAACGCAAAACATTGCTGAAATTCACCATTCTGGATTGCTATTTCAGCAATGTTTTGTGATCATTACTTAAAAGGAGTATCCTATGAAAATACCATCATTAGAAACAGTACAGAGACAATCAGAGGGTTACGCGGCCTTTCCTGTCAGCTGCGAAATCTTTGCGGACATCAAGACACCGATTCAGGTGCTGAAAATATTAAAGAGTATCAGCGCGCGCTGCTATCTGCTGGAAAGCGTCGAGGGGGTTGAGAAGTGGGGGCGGTACTCCTTCCTCGGCTTCGACCCAGTGGTCGAGGTGAAGTGCAAGGACGGACTCATGGAAATCAAAAATGGCACTTCGATCAGGGTAGAGACCGATGATCCGGGACAGGAAATAAGGCGCATCCTGTCTGAGTACAGAAGCCCTAAGGTGGCCGGGCTGCCACCCTTTACCGGCGGCTTTGTCGGCTATTTTTCCTACGACTATCTGAAATACAGCGAGCCGGCCCTGCGCTTTGACGGTGACGACAGCGCAGGCTTTAACGATCTGGACCTTATGCTGTTTGAAAAGGTCATTGCCTTTGACCAGCTGCGGCAGAAAATTGTGATCATGGTCACCATCAAAACCGATCATCTGGCGGTGAACTACAATCACGCTGTCAGGGAGCTGAGTTACCTGGTAAGCCTGATTCGAAGCGATGTCCCGGAGAGCAGAGAGAAACCGAGGCTGCTCAGTGATTTCAAGCCCCATTTTGACCGGGAAGCCTACTGCGAGATCGTGGAGAAAACCAAAAGTTATATCCGCGAGGGTGATATTTTTCAGGCAGTGCCCTCCAACCGTCTGACCGCCGAGATGGAGGGAAGCCTGTTTAATACCTACCGCGTGCTGAGGACCATCAATCCCTCCCCCTATATGTACTATATCGCGTGTGACGACCTCGAAATCGCCGGTGCGTCCCCCGAGACACTGGTAAAGCTTCAGGACGGCGAGCTCTCGACCTTCCCCATAGCGGGCACCAGCCCGAGGGGCGTAACCAGCGGAGAGGATGCCGAGCTTGAGGAGCGCCTGCTCAAAGACCCGAAGGAGCTGGCAGAGCACAATATGCTGGTAGACCTTGGGCGGAACGATCTCGGCAGGGTAAGCCGGTACGGCAGCGTTAAGGTGCAGGAATATTTAAAAATCCAGAAGTATTCCCATGTTATGCACATCACTTCCGTTGTAACCGGGCAGCTGAGAGAAAATATGGACCAGCTTGACGCGGTAGCGGCAGTGCTCCCCGCGGGCACACTCTCAGGAGCGCCTAAGATAAGAGCCTGTGAGATCATCAATGAGATGGAGGGAATACGGCGCGGTATTTACGGCGGCGCCATCGGCTATATTGATTTTACTGGCAATATGGATGTCTGCATTGCTATCCGGACAGCCGTCAAGAAAAACGGTCTGGTCTATGTCCAGTCGGGCGGCGGTGTGGTCGCAGACAGTGACCCTGAGAAGGAATACCAGGAGAGCATCAACAAGGCCATGGCTGTGGTTGAAGCGGTAAAACAATCGGTGGAGGTAATGGACTGATGATATTAATCATTGATAACTACGACAGCTTTTCATACAATCTGGTGCAGCAGGTTGGCAGCGTAAATCCTGACTTGAAAGTCATCCGGAACGATGTCCTGAGTCTGGACGAAATCGAGGCGCTGGACCCATCCCATATCATTCTGTCGCCAGGCCCCGGACGGCCTGCCGACGCCGGCGTCTGCGAGGCGGTGGTCCGACGCTTTGCGGGTAAGCTTCCGGTTTTAGGCGTGTGCCTGGGGCATCAGGCCATCTGTGAGGCCTTTGGTGCAGAAATCACCTACGCCAGCGAGCTGATCCACGGGAAAAAGAGCAGTATCCACATTGCCAATGGCAGCCAGCTGTTTAAGGGCCTGCCGCCCATTATGGACGCGGCCCGCTATCATTCTCTGGCCGTAAACCGGAGCAGCCTGCCCGACGAGCTGCTCATCATCGCTGAGGATAATGCCGACGAAGTCATGGGCGTTAAGCACCGGGACTTTGATGTGTACGGGCTCCAGTTCCACCCCGAATCCATATTGACGCCAAAGGGAAACCGCATTATCGAGAATTTTTTAGCGCTGGGAGGTAAAGCACAATGATACAGGATGCAATCTATACGGTTTTAAACGGACAGGACCTTGATCTGGACGCTACCAGGGAGGCTTTTAACCAGATTATGGAGGGAAAAGCCACCAATGCCCAGATCGGTTCCTTCCTCACAGCGATGCGGATGAAAGGCGAGACCATTGA containing:
- a CDS encoding 1-deoxy-D-xylulose-5-phosphate reductoisomerase; amino-acid sequence: MIIRGDTMKNISIIGSTGSIGTQALSVVDEFPEALNVVSISCFNEIDAMEEQIRKYQPELVGVMDPDAAFNLRKRIQAEFPDIEVLSGMEGLIAVATCDSTKMLLTAVSGMVGLRPTLAAIEAGIDIALANKETLVAGGSIVMDAVAKKGVALLPVDSEHSAIFQCLMGNKHEELKKVIITASGGPFRGKDRAYLEQVTLAQALKHPSWSMGPKITIDSATLMNKGLEVIEAKWLFDLELDQIDVVVHPQSIIHSMVEYKDRAVMAQLGLPDMALPIQIAFFYPGRVENTKPSLDLAEAGTLTFEKPDKDTFRCLALAYEALAAGGSMPAALNAANEIAVARFLREEIAFLDIPRINEAVMHQHVPVKAPTLEDILDVDEWARTVAKSL
- a CDS encoding ATP-binding protein; amino-acid sequence: MRPFIGRKQELQLLENAYTSKNAFVMVNGRRRVGKTALIRHFLKGKRAFYFTAKEEVDVLSRRRFLKTFAEYCGETLSSSAKLPGWKEIFKAFAERVETSRKVLVIDNVAYLMLADPSFARDLKYAWERYFKQASVMLIVVMPNNSLLVNLESKSNTLISCVTTQLKLKPISFVEMIKDYPHQDFNQLMTLYAIAGGVPKYWEFFAACEKTIDYMGVVREDMLGQNSFLYEEPMNLIERDVWEPAYYNAVLKAVADNYHRPADIARYLEMKPGAVNHCLSNLAALGYLEARVPITEKKAGPSNRKVQYYFSDPFMDFWYTFIFENKEHLEAGQELQIFEAIKRAFPGYIQFWFKTACKEIFAAACKQGGIPFKIDRIGTFWNKNEETVDIVAVDEQRKRIFLGDCLYSNKPYTMEAYDDFVENCSDIREFKVFKDYDWTHGVFTANPFDPALMDYAMITSDVYLFNGITVYSRK
- a CDS encoding DUF3021 domain-containing protein; translation: MTVRKALGFGLLGIPIGIAISTTIALAISLVFGSYSPVSLPLIDRMGGLMNAVLFQYLASAALGFICGFGSAIWAVERWSLLRKTVIHFLLLSFTLLPVSIACRWVSPHFISILIYFGIFAALYLIIWIVQYLIIRHKISKMNDRLYEKRP
- a CDS encoding LytTR family DNA-binding domain-containing protein; translation: MDVEIKIDPGLQKTRVIICTNALTAEITDLAERLSADHPSMITAISGDRIYLLDKKEIFRFYTEDQKTFVRCAQQTYRVKLRLYVLEEMLSGGSFVRISNSEIVNFSHVKNLDTSISGTISLRMTNGDKTYVSRRYVSKIKKYLGL
- a CDS encoding GDSL-type esterase/lipase family protein — its product is MKRDEILMIGDSLIEYGDWDALFGKAVINRGMGGDTTEGVLMRIGRSLEKKPGKIFLMVGVNDIITGESTDFIARNYDAVLEKIRTLSPESAVYVHKALPCNPEKLFFVFDNSRVAALNQEIEKLSKKYDAKCVDLWDVLTENGELLPEYTIDGIHLTEPAYALWADRLKPLL
- a CDS encoding phosphatase PAP2 family protein, which translates into the protein MKNITKYDLKILKKIQKNLCSPALDKVMIGVTKLGTAGAVWIGIGGLMMLSKKYRRCGFTLAAAVSFDVAANNILVKNIFHRARPCDVDHTVLLKIRRPFGASFPSGHTLTSVTAATVLTLNKKSFGLGAIPLAALISFSRMYLFVHYPSDIAAAAALGIGLGSAAYALEKKALPAPKEGA
- a CDS encoding lipoprotein, with the protein product MKKYWAALMAVLACIALTGCGQDSSLVGAWQEEYFEKTCPESRDKTQYHQVVFYDDGSYDETLFFVENGRFVSDSVSGGYGDYGSQLHTVVRSGGGSIREASIKTPVLDPLPGKFERYGGWNKTFRLMTRDGSYGYRISGDTLFITDLEVELEKGMGSTLSGRYRRVR
- the trpE gene encoding anthranilate synthase component I translates to MKIPSLETVQRQSEGYAAFPVSCEIFADIKTPIQVLKILKSISARCYLLESVEGVEKWGRYSFLGFDPVVEVKCKDGLMEIKNGTSIRVETDDPGQEIRRILSEYRSPKVAGLPPFTGGFVGYFSYDYLKYSEPALRFDGDDSAGFNDLDLMLFEKVIAFDQLRQKIVIMVTIKTDHLAVNYNHAVRELSYLVSLIRSDVPESREKPRLLSDFKPHFDREAYCEIVEKTKSYIREGDIFQAVPSNRLTAEMEGSLFNTYRVLRTINPSPYMYYIACDDLEIAGASPETLVKLQDGELSTFPIAGTSPRGVTSGEDAELEERLLKDPKELAEHNMLVDLGRNDLGRVSRYGSVKVQEYLKIQKYSHVMHITSVVTGQLRENMDQLDAVAAVLPAGTLSGAPKIRACEIINEMEGIRRGIYGGAIGYIDFTGNMDVCIAIRTAVKKNGLVYVQSGGGVVADSDPEKEYQESINKAMAVVEAVKQSVEVMD
- a CDS encoding anthranilate synthase component II, yielding MILIIDNYDSFSYNLVQQVGSVNPDLKVIRNDVLSLDEIEALDPSHIILSPGPGRPADAGVCEAVVRRFAGKLPVLGVCLGHQAICEAFGAEITYASELIHGKKSSIHIANGSQLFKGLPPIMDAARYHSLAVNRSSLPDELLIIAEDNADEVMGVKHRDFDVYGLQFHPESILTPKGNRIIENFLALGGKAQ